A window of the Cannabis sativa cultivar Pink pepper isolate KNU-18-1 chromosome X, ASM2916894v1, whole genome shotgun sequence genome harbors these coding sequences:
- the LOC115709638 gene encoding adenylate kinase 1, chloroplastic, with amino-acid sequence MAALTRLSKPTFSSSMASLLRRSLSSSAMASEPNPNFQSHHSSFSRNTNLARKDPKDRNVQWVFLGCPGVGKGTYASRLCKLLDVPHIATGDLVREELASAGPFAQQLSEIVNQGKLVSDEIIINLLSKRLEAGDAKGESGFILDGFPRTINQAEILEEVIDIDLVVNLKLREDVLMEKCLGRRICGQCGKNFNVASINVKGENGHPAIIMPPLLPPAHCMSKLVTRSDDVEEVVAERLKIYNEKSQPVENFYRSRGKLLEFDLPGGIPESWPKLLQVLNLDYEDKQCAA; translated from the exons ATGGCGGCCTTAACCCGCCTATCCAAACCTACATTTTCCTCTTCCATGGCTTCCCTATTACGGAGATCCTTATCTTCATCAGCTATGGCCTCCGAACCCAATCCCAATTTCCAATCTCATCATTCTTCATTCTCTCGCAACACCAATCTCGCACGTAAAGATCCCAAGGATAGAAACGTCCAATGGGTTTTCCTCGGCTGCCCCGGTGTCGGAAAAGGTACCTATGCTAGTCGGCTCTGTAAACTTCTCGACGTTCCTCACATCGCCACCGGTGATCTCGTCCGCGAAGAGCTCGCCTCAGCTGGTCCTTTCGCTCAACag CTGTCTGAGATTGTAAACCAGGGTAAGTTAGTTTCAGATGAAATTATAATAAACTTGTTGTCGAAAAGGCTGGAGGCTGGGGATGCAAAAGGCGAATCTGGGTTTATTCTTGATGGTTTCCCTCGGACAATAAATCAAGCG GAGATACTAGAAGAGGTCATTGACATTGATTTAGTAGTAAATCTGAAGCTTCGGGAAGATGTACTGATGGAAAAATGCCTCGGTAGAAGAATTTGTGGTCAGTGTGGGAAGAACTTCAATGTGGCGTCTATTAATGTCAAGGGTGAGAATGGGCATCCTGCAATTATCATGCCCCCACTCCTTCCCCCTGCACATTGTATGTCAAAGCTCGTGACTAGATCAGATGATGTCGAGGAAGTTGTAGCAGAACGCCTCAAGATATACAATGAAAAG AGTCAACCTGTTGAGAATTTTTACCGTAGTCGAGGCAAACTATTGGAGTTTGATTTGCCAGGAGGGATTCCCGAATCATGGCCAAAGTTGCTGCAAGTTCTTAATCTTGATTACGAGGACAAGCAGTGTGCCGCATAA